A single Gemmatimonadaceae bacterium DNA region contains:
- the hypD gene encoding hydrogenase formation protein HypD, with translation MASPTAATAALPKGADELKFRDPARAHALADAIAHMCEQIGRAPVTVMHVCGSHEQSIAKFGLRATFPDALDVIMGPGCPVCVTDLPEVDEAVVLAEDGVRVVTYGDMLRVPGTVRSLAEVQSMGGHVDVVYSAAQAVDIARESDEPVVFFASGFETTAVATAAIVVNDPPPNFYVLSAHKYIPPVMEIVAEMPDTRIEGFLAAGHAATITGWGIFERFVERHGIPVVVAGFEPLDILAGLAQLVELIRDHDHRVVNAFPRCVTKEGNTVAQRELWRVFRTTGGNWRGIAHVPNGNLRLRDEYAHLDARRQFKIDLKRLWTQAPPALTQLCVCGDIMAGISSPEKCSLFGKECVPDAPVGACMVSSEGTCRIWHQYGGHPKL, from the coding sequence GTGGCTAGCCCTACCGCCGCCACGGCGGCGCTGCCCAAGGGCGCCGACGAACTGAAGTTCCGCGACCCGGCGCGCGCCCACGCCCTTGCCGACGCGATCGCCCACATGTGCGAGCAGATCGGCCGTGCGCCAGTGACCGTGATGCACGTCTGTGGCAGCCACGAGCAGTCCATCGCCAAGTTCGGCCTGCGCGCCACCTTTCCCGACGCGCTCGACGTGATCATGGGTCCCGGGTGCCCGGTGTGCGTGACCGACCTACCCGAAGTGGACGAGGCGGTAGTGCTCGCCGAGGACGGCGTGCGGGTGGTGACCTACGGCGACATGCTGCGCGTGCCAGGCACGGTGCGGTCGCTGGCCGAGGTCCAATCCATGGGCGGCCACGTGGACGTGGTGTACAGCGCCGCCCAAGCGGTGGACATCGCCCGCGAGTCCGACGAACCGGTTGTCTTCTTCGCCAGCGGCTTTGAAACCACCGCGGTCGCCACGGCAGCGATCGTCGTCAACGATCCCCCGCCGAACTTCTACGTGCTTTCGGCACACAAGTACATCCCGCCGGTCATGGAGATCGTGGCCGAGATGCCGGACACGCGGATCGAGGGATTCCTGGCGGCGGGGCACGCGGCCACGATCACAGGCTGGGGAATTTTCGAGCGATTCGTCGAGCGGCACGGCATTCCCGTGGTGGTCGCCGGGTTCGAGCCGCTGGACATCCTGGCCGGGCTCGCGCAGCTCGTGGAGTTGATCCGCGACCACGACCATCGCGTGGTGAACGCGTTTCCACGCTGCGTGACGAAGGAAGGCAACACGGTGGCCCAACGCGAACTGTGGCGAGTGTTCCGGACCACGGGCGGCAATTGGCGCGGCATCGCGCACGTGCCCAACGGCAACCTTCGCCTGCGGGACGAGTACGCGCACCTCGACGCGCGCCGGCAATTCAAGATCGACCTCAAGCGGCTGTGGACGCAGGCCCCACCGGCCCTCACGCAACTCTGCGTTTGCGGTGACATCATGGCCGGCATCTCCTCGCCGGAGAAGTGTTCGCTGTTCGGCAAGGAGTGCGTGCCCGACGCCCCGGTGGGCGCGTGCATGGTGAGCAGTGAGGGCACCTGCCGCATCTGGCACCAGTACGGAGGGCACCCGAAGCTATGA
- the hypE gene encoding hydrogenase expression/formation protein HypE has protein sequence MTTATSADAVRAHSGRRDPTIVMKHGAGGRAMRRLIQETLTRGFVDVEVDGFGIAAMDDGAALRVGDRWLVVTTDSHVVQPVFFPGGDIGRLAIAGTVNDLAMMGATEPLGLTCGLIVEEGFTFADLERVQQSMFDTCREAGTTVVTGDTKVMGRGELDGMVINTTGVAMADAIVRDSGLQVGDRILVTGNVGDHGMALMAHRHHLAIDAELYSDVAPINGMIRDALAIRPGAVSAMKDPTRGGLSSALHEMAEKGGVGILVREELVPVNPVVRAVAEMLGLDPMHVANEGKAVLGVRGDDATVQAVLDALRRHPTGVNAAVIGECVDTRVGDVVLDTGLGKRLLSEYEGELLPRIC, from the coding sequence ATGACGACCGCAACGTCCGCCGACGCGGTGCGCGCGCACTCCGGCCGCCGCGATCCGACGATCGTGATGAAGCACGGAGCCGGCGGGCGCGCCATGCGCCGCCTCATCCAGGAAACGCTGACGCGCGGATTCGTGGACGTCGAGGTCGACGGCTTCGGCATTGCCGCGATGGACGACGGCGCCGCGCTGCGCGTGGGGGACAGGTGGCTCGTCGTGACCACCGACTCGCACGTCGTGCAACCGGTGTTCTTTCCGGGCGGCGACATCGGGAGGTTGGCCATTGCCGGCACGGTGAACGATCTGGCGATGATGGGGGCCACCGAGCCCCTCGGCCTCACCTGCGGGCTGATCGTGGAGGAAGGCTTCACGTTTGCCGACCTCGAGCGCGTGCAGCAGTCGATGTTCGACACCTGCCGCGAAGCGGGCACCACAGTGGTGACCGGCGATACGAAGGTGATGGGACGCGGCGAACTGGACGGCATGGTGATCAACACCACCGGCGTGGCGATGGCCGACGCCATCGTCCGCGACTCGGGGTTGCAGGTGGGCGACCGCATCCTCGTCACCGGCAACGTGGGCGATCACGGGATGGCGCTGATGGCGCATCGCCACCATCTCGCCATCGACGCCGAGTTGTATTCCGACGTGGCGCCGATCAACGGCATGATCCGCGACGCCCTCGCCATCCGCCCCGGCGCGGTGAGTGCGATGAAGGATCCCACCCGCGGCGGGCTATCGAGCGCGCTGCACGAGATGGCCGAGAAGGGCGGCGTCGGCATCCTCGTTCGCGAGGAACTGGTGCCGGTGAACCCGGTGGTGCGCGCGGTGGCCGAGATGTTGGGCCTCGACCCGATGCACGTGGCCAACGAGGGTAAGGCCGTGCTCGGCGTGCGCGGTGACGACGCGACGGTGCAGGCCGTGCTCGACGCATTGCGCCGCCACCCGACTGGCGTCAACGCCGCCGTGATCGGTGAATGCGTGGACACGCGCGTGGGCGACGTCGTGCTCGATACCGGGCTCGGCAAGCGGCTGCTCTCGGAGTACGAGGGCGAACTCCTGCCGCGCATCTGCTGA
- a CDS encoding enoyl-CoA hydratase-related protein yields the protein MAMEHIHIERHGAVGVLVIDRPERFNSLDVETARDFRKAGLQLARDKDVRCVIVRGTNGIFCSGADLKYIRAQGSQEDFGYLRPDGTAAPPGFGEGFKEILEYLHSTISEIKRAPKPFIAAVEGVAAAGGFGIAMACDLVFASDDATFEWAYHKTGLTGAESSTFFLPRLVGLRMAMGLVLLNPRLTAGQAKDLHLINDVFPRASFSDDVMAVAQRIATGPTQAYAVAKSLINQAAGVEQLDYHLDEELQHLVRSADGRDFAEGLDAFFAKRTAGFEGQG from the coding sequence ATGGCCATGGAGCACATCCATATTGAACGCCACGGGGCGGTGGGCGTGCTGGTCATCGACCGGCCCGAGCGGTTCAACTCCCTGGACGTGGAGACGGCCCGCGACTTCCGGAAGGCCGGCCTGCAGCTGGCGCGCGACAAGGACGTGCGGTGCGTGATCGTGCGCGGCACCAACGGTATCTTCTGCAGCGGTGCGGACCTCAAGTACATCCGGGCCCAGGGTTCGCAAGAGGACTTCGGCTACCTGCGCCCCGACGGGACGGCGGCTCCTCCCGGATTCGGTGAGGGGTTCAAGGAGATCCTCGAGTACCTGCATAGCACGATCTCCGAGATCAAACGGGCGCCCAAGCCGTTCATCGCGGCCGTCGAAGGCGTGGCCGCGGCCGGCGGATTCGGCATCGCGATGGCGTGCGATCTGGTGTTCGCATCGGACGACGCGACCTTCGAGTGGGCGTACCACAAGACCGGACTGACGGGGGCGGAGAGCTCGACCTTCTTTCTACCGCGGCTCGTGGGGCTTCGCATGGCGATGGGTCTCGTGCTGCTCAACCCGCGGCTCACCGCCGGCCAGGCCAAGGACCTGCATCTGATCAATGACGTATTTCCGCGCGCCTCATTCAGTGACGACGTGATGGCCGTGGCGCAGCGGATCGCCACCGGGCCGACGCAGGCGTACGCCGTAGCCAAGAGTCTCATCAATCAAGCGGCCGGCGTGGAGCAGCTCGATTACCACCTGGACGAGGAACTACAGCACCTGGTGCGCTCGGCCGACGGCCGCGACTTCGCGGAGGGGCTCGACGCGTTTTTCGCCAAGCGAACCGCGGGCTTCGAGGGCCAGGGATGA
- a CDS encoding V-type ATPase 116kDa subunit family protein, which translates to MIIPMAKVRVLGPKDRFDAALSAVQDFGQLQLAEAPSRTGVERARLSPPEQRRRVQLTRVLAEVEEALRLLSADGARAEVRPATTADLAHWARLADATARAARALRDRETGLEEERALVSRYRDFLSAVLPAVRQVADTARLTSRAVVVPASTRSTVDALTDALREQLGGEFTMSTHELPGGDLAILLVLPREFSDKLDARLAEARVPEVPLPQAYRDMPLERAVPKMLARLDEIPLELRACADDRRLLAASRGAELRQARAAIDDWLSTAAAHERTAVTEHAFDLEGWLPERSLAEFMRRVTAAAGPAVVIESVAREAWGTEDAPVVLSNPRLFRPFEQIIGLLPLPRYGSIDPTPFVAVFFPLIFGMMLGDVGYGVLLAILAVIIHARTERGSFLRTAAEIAGPCAAFAIIFGVLYGEYFGDLGIRLLGIHPIIFDREKAVFAALALAVGLGVVQVVLGLVLGAITAFHKEPKHALGRGVSAVMVLLVVGALLAAFEVLPKGLFTPAVIALLIAFPLLVFAEGVIAPVELLATLGNVLSYARIMAIGTASVMLAVVANQMVGAFGGTVVGLVFALLFHLVNFAIGLFSPAIHALRLHYVEFFGKFYNPGGRPFQPFGHRAGPLVPETTRKLS; encoded by the coding sequence GTGATCATCCCGATGGCCAAGGTGCGGGTGCTCGGACCGAAGGACCGGTTCGACGCCGCTCTGAGCGCCGTCCAGGACTTCGGCCAGTTGCAGTTGGCAGAGGCGCCATCGCGCACGGGGGTGGAACGGGCGCGCCTCTCCCCACCGGAACAGCGCCGACGCGTACAGTTGACGCGCGTGCTCGCGGAAGTCGAAGAGGCATTGCGGTTGCTCTCCGCGGACGGTGCGCGGGCGGAAGTGCGCCCGGCGACGACCGCCGACCTCGCCCACTGGGCGCGGCTTGCCGACGCGACGGCGCGGGCGGCGCGGGCGCTCCGCGACCGCGAGACCGGGCTGGAGGAGGAACGCGCGCTGGTCTCACGATACCGCGATTTCCTCTCGGCAGTGCTCCCGGCCGTGCGGCAGGTGGCCGACACGGCGCGGCTCACGAGCCGCGCCGTGGTCGTGCCTGCATCGACTCGGTCCACCGTGGACGCCCTCACCGACGCGCTGCGCGAGCAACTCGGAGGCGAGTTCACGATGAGCACGCATGAGTTGCCCGGCGGCGACCTGGCGATCCTGCTCGTGCTGCCCCGCGAGTTCAGCGACAAGCTCGACGCCCGACTGGCCGAGGCCCGCGTGCCCGAGGTACCGCTGCCGCAGGCGTATCGCGACATGCCGCTCGAACGCGCCGTGCCCAAGATGCTCGCGCGGTTGGACGAGATCCCATTGGAACTGAGAGCATGCGCCGACGACCGGCGCCTGCTTGCCGCGAGCCGTGGAGCCGAACTTCGGCAGGCGCGGGCGGCGATCGATGATTGGCTGTCCACCGCCGCGGCACACGAGCGTACCGCGGTGACCGAGCACGCATTCGACCTCGAAGGGTGGCTTCCCGAGCGGAGCCTGGCCGAGTTCATGCGACGGGTCACCGCCGCGGCCGGGCCCGCGGTGGTGATCGAGTCCGTGGCGCGCGAGGCTTGGGGCACCGAAGACGCGCCGGTCGTACTCTCAAACCCGCGGCTCTTCCGGCCGTTCGAGCAGATCATCGGATTGCTTCCATTGCCGCGATACGGGAGCATCGATCCGACGCCGTTCGTCGCCGTCTTCTTTCCGCTCATCTTCGGCATGATGCTTGGCGATGTGGGCTACGGCGTGCTGCTCGCCATCCTGGCGGTCATCATTCATGCCCGGACCGAGCGGGGCAGCTTCCTGCGAACGGCCGCGGAGATTGCCGGTCCGTGCGCGGCGTTCGCGATCATCTTCGGCGTGCTGTACGGCGAGTACTTCGGGGATCTGGGAATACGGCTGCTGGGCATCCACCCCATCATCTTCGATCGCGAGAAGGCCGTGTTCGCCGCTCTCGCGCTGGCCGTCGGCCTCGGCGTGGTGCAGGTCGTGCTCGGCCTGGTGCTCGGTGCCATCACCGCGTTCCACAAGGAACCCAAGCACGCGCTGGGCCGCGGCGTGTCGGCCGTGATGGTGCTGCTGGTGGTCGGGGCACTGCTGGCGGCGTTCGAGGTGCTTCCCAAAGGGCTGTTCACGCCGGCCGTGATTGCCTTGCTCATCGCGTTCCCCTTGCTGGTCTTTGCCGAAGGGGTGATCGCGCCCGTCGAATTGTTGGCCACGCTCGGCAACGTGTTGTCGTACGCGCGTATCATGGCCATCGGCACCGCGTCGGTGATGCTCGCCGTCGTGGCCAACCAGATGGTTGGCGCCTTTGGCGGCACGGTCGTCGGCCTGGTATTCGCGCTGCTGTTCCACCTCGTGAACTTCGCGATCGGGCTGTTCAGCCCGGCGATTCACGCGCTCCGGCTCCACTATGTGGAGTTTTTTGGGAAGTTCTATAACCCGGGCGGACGTCCGTTTCAGCCGTTTGGCCATCGCGCCGGCCCGCTCGTTCCCGAGACGACGAGGAAACTTTCATGA
- a CDS encoding V-type ATP synthase subunit E family protein gives MPAEAGPLLEQIGRDAAATAAARLADARAEADRVTTAAATRRERQRVDAVGERERALARQRESAQAEVAQQTLLGVLTARAVFLDRVFAAAERELQALERAPDLAQRLAPLLADALPFVDAAAVHVRCATAARAAVEAALASLGRPDTTITVDDAVPLGALIENRAATVRVDATFGARLRRLRPTLQIEAVHLLEAPAR, from the coding sequence GTGCCGGCCGAGGCCGGCCCGCTGCTGGAGCAGATCGGGCGCGACGCGGCAGCCACCGCGGCGGCGCGCCTCGCCGACGCGCGCGCCGAAGCGGATCGGGTGACGACCGCGGCTGCCACGCGCCGCGAACGCCAGCGCGTCGACGCAGTCGGCGAACGCGAGCGCGCCCTGGCGCGCCAGCGCGAGTCGGCGCAGGCGGAGGTTGCTCAACAGACCTTGCTCGGCGTGCTCACGGCGCGCGCGGTATTCCTCGACCGCGTGTTCGCGGCCGCCGAGCGCGAGCTGCAGGCGCTGGAGCGCGCACCGGACCTGGCCCAGCGCCTGGCGCCGCTGCTGGCCGACGCGCTGCCGTTCGTCGACGCTGCCGCCGTTCACGTGCGGTGCGCCACGGCCGCTCGTGCTGCGGTAGAGGCCGCACTGGCTTCGCTCGGGCGGCCCGACACGACGATCACGGTGGACGACGCGGTACCTCTCGGAGCCCTGATCGAGAACCGCGCCGCCACGGTGCGCGTGGACGCGACCTTCGGCGCGCGGCTTCGCCGCCTGCGCCCCACGCTCCAGATCGAAGCCGTGCACCTGCTCGAGGCGCCGGCCCGGTGA
- a CDS encoding V-type ATPase subunit — protein MNAWGALVARARGLSGHLLAPGTLRSLAGSEDRRDFTDALVRLGYLAFPPNAPAPDEHATEVAIRRVAARRFAVLARWSRDCGDVLQPLLEDEDRRSLRAILRGALGHVPHEMRTAGLIPTAALPARALDELALLNDVGAIGAALLALGHPFGRAVAEAARRERPDLFALDQAIGRAWAVRACEAGVRADAALRHYVERTIDLQNYWAARLLAEQHADASPDAVFLPGGRLVAVDDLRYAVDTKSAARLVARLARRAAGTALAAALSPRPHDPDDAALTALIGEFRTRGLHAPLGLSFVILYILRVRAEQRALRRTLWQLALGVPTDLRVRAYEEAAA, from the coding sequence GTGAACGCCTGGGGGGCGCTCGTCGCCCGCGCCCGCGGCCTGTCGGGGCATCTCTTGGCGCCCGGCACCCTGCGCTCGCTGGCCGGATCCGAGGATCGGCGGGATTTCACCGATGCGCTCGTGCGCCTCGGGTATCTGGCGTTTCCGCCCAATGCACCAGCCCCGGACGAGCACGCGACCGAGGTCGCGATCCGTCGCGTCGCAGCACGCCGGTTCGCCGTGCTCGCGCGCTGGAGCCGGGACTGTGGGGATGTGCTCCAACCGCTTCTGGAAGACGAGGACCGCCGCTCGCTCCGCGCCATTCTCCGCGGCGCACTGGGGCACGTGCCACACGAGATGCGCACCGCCGGGCTTATCCCGACCGCTGCCCTACCAGCGCGCGCGCTGGACGAGTTGGCCCTGCTCAATGACGTGGGCGCGATCGGCGCGGCCCTGCTCGCCCTTGGCCATCCGTTCGGCCGCGCCGTAGCCGAGGCGGCACGCCGGGAGCGCCCGGACCTATTCGCGCTCGACCAGGCGATCGGTCGGGCGTGGGCCGTCCGGGCATGTGAGGCAGGGGTCCGGGCGGATGCCGCGCTGCGGCACTACGTGGAGCGCACGATCGACCTCCAGAACTACTGGGCAGCGCGTCTGCTCGCCGAACAGCACGCCGACGCGAGCCCCGATGCCGTGTTTCTGCCCGGTGGCAGGCTGGTGGCGGTGGACGACCTTCGATACGCCGTGGACACGAAGAGCGCCGCGAGGCTCGTGGCGCGACTGGCGCGCCGTGCCGCCGGGACCGCGCTCGCGGCGGCGCTCTCGCCCCGCCCTCATGACCCGGATGACGCGGCACTCACGGCGCTGATCGGTGAGTTCCGGACCCGCGGCCTGCACGCTCCTCTCGGGCTGTCCTTCGTCATCTTATATATTCTGCGCGTGCGGGCGGAACAGCGGGCGCTGCGGCGCACGCTGTGGCAGTTGGCGCTCGGCGTGCCGACGGACCTGCGCGTGCGGGCATACGAGGAGGCGGCCGCATGA
- a CDS encoding V-type ATP synthase subunit F: MSYRVRAVATPAVAAGLRLAGLPADDAATSADAADRVAEIVDQPELGILLVEQPLFDGFPASFRHDLETRALPIVVPMPRATWGGLPERAETYILELLRRAIGYRVRLQ; this comes from the coding sequence ATGAGCTACCGGGTGCGGGCCGTGGCCACCCCCGCGGTGGCGGCCGGGCTCCGGCTGGCCGGACTGCCGGCCGACGACGCCGCCACGTCGGCCGATGCCGCCGACCGCGTGGCCGAGATCGTGGACCAGCCTGAGCTGGGCATTCTGCTGGTCGAGCAGCCGCTGTTCGACGGGTTCCCGGCGTCGTTTCGTCACGACCTCGAGACCCGGGCGCTGCCGATCGTCGTCCCGATGCCGCGCGCCACGTGGGGCGGGCTTCCAGAACGCGCCGAGACCTATATTCTCGAGCTGCTGCGGCGTGCGATCGGGTACCGCGTGAGGCTCCAATGA
- a CDS encoding V-type ATP synthase subunit A, which translates to MTAVITRIAGALVEARPCAPALYELAYVGAHRLLAEVVRVEHDVATLQVYEDTTGLRLDAPVEFSGVTLTAQLGPGLLGAVLDGVGRPLARVAEATGDFIGPGAAADTLDPGDLWSFTATAAVGNQVGPGDLLGTTPERLGFTHRILVPPNLSGRIARIASGSYRVGEPIGALDDGTLLHLAHRWPVRVPRPLAARLGYERPFVTGQRVFDLFFPVAEGGNAVVPGGFGTGKTIIEQSLAKHAEADIIVYVGCGERGNEMTDVLTEFPALVDPRTGHPLMERAVLVANTSNMPVAAREASIYFGVTIAEYFRDQGCRVALMIDSTSRWAEALREMSARLQEMPGEEGYPTYLASRLGEFFERAGRGRALGAPARDGAVTIIGAVSPPGGDFSEPVTQASLRVAGAMWALDSALAHQRHFPAVDWETSYSLYGDRIADWFATEGGADWAAVRAGLMRLIQHERELRDIASLVGPDALEDADRLTLDCAAMVREILLRQNAFHPHDASSSVAKTYALASCALEAHTSGAAALGTGVSFAKLDFGPVRRALAALRDAPEEEREQRTADARAAARALAPSTATRDTA; encoded by the coding sequence ATGACCGCCGTCATCACGCGCATCGCCGGGGCCCTGGTCGAGGCCCGTCCGTGTGCCCCGGCGCTATATGAACTTGCGTACGTGGGTGCCCACCGCCTGCTCGCCGAGGTCGTGCGGGTCGAGCACGACGTGGCCACACTCCAGGTATACGAAGATACGACTGGGCTCCGGCTCGACGCTCCGGTCGAATTCTCCGGCGTCACCCTCACCGCACAGTTGGGGCCCGGCTTGCTCGGCGCCGTCCTGGATGGAGTTGGCCGCCCCCTGGCCCGCGTGGCCGAAGCCACCGGAGATTTCATCGGCCCCGGCGCGGCCGCCGATACGCTGGATCCGGGCGACCTCTGGAGCTTCACGGCCACTGCCGCCGTGGGGAACCAGGTCGGCCCCGGCGATCTGTTGGGCACGACGCCCGAGCGACTCGGGTTCACGCACCGGATCCTCGTGCCCCCGAACCTGAGCGGCCGCATCGCGCGCATCGCCAGCGGCTCGTACCGCGTGGGCGAGCCGATCGGCGCGCTCGACGACGGCACCCTGCTCCATCTCGCGCACCGGTGGCCGGTGCGGGTGCCGCGACCGCTGGCCGCGCGCCTCGGCTACGAACGCCCGTTCGTCACCGGCCAGCGGGTGTTCGACCTGTTCTTTCCCGTCGCCGAGGGCGGCAACGCCGTCGTGCCGGGCGGCTTCGGCACCGGCAAGACGATCATCGAGCAGTCGCTGGCCAAACACGCCGAGGCGGACATCATCGTATACGTGGGATGCGGCGAACGTGGGAACGAGATGACGGACGTCCTCACGGAATTCCCCGCCCTCGTCGACCCGCGGACCGGGCACCCGCTCATGGAGCGCGCCGTTCTCGTTGCCAACACGTCCAACATGCCTGTGGCCGCGCGCGAGGCCAGCATCTACTTCGGCGTCACGATCGCCGAGTACTTCCGCGATCAGGGATGCCGTGTGGCGCTGATGATCGACAGCACGTCGCGCTGGGCCGAAGCGCTGCGTGAAATGTCGGCCCGCCTCCAGGAGATGCCGGGCGAAGAGGGCTATCCCACGTACCTCGCCAGCCGACTTGGCGAGTTCTTCGAGCGCGCCGGACGCGGCCGCGCGCTGGGCGCGCCCGCGCGCGATGGCGCGGTGACGATCATCGGCGCGGTTTCTCCGCCCGGCGGCGACTTCTCCGAGCCCGTCACGCAGGCATCGCTTCGGGTGGCCGGCGCTATGTGGGCCCTCGACTCCGCCCTCGCCCACCAGCGACACTTCCCGGCCGTGGATTGGGAGACGAGCTACTCCCTGTACGGGGACCGCATCGCCGACTGGTTCGCCACGGAGGGCGGCGCCGACTGGGCCGCCGTGCGGGCCGGCCTGATGCGGCTCATCCAGCACGAGCGCGAACTACGCGACATCGCCAGTCTCGTTGGCCCCGACGCCCTCGAGGATGCCGACCGCCTGACGTTGGACTGCGCCGCCATGGTGCGCGAGATCCTGCTCAGGCAGAATGCCTTTCACCCGCACGACGCCAGTTCCTCGGTGGCCAAGACCTACGCGCTCGCGTCGTGCGCACTCGAAGCGCACACGTCGGGCGCGGCGGCACTCGGCACCGGTGTCTCATTCGCCAAGCTCGACTTCGGCCCTGTTCGAAGGGCGCTCGCCGCACTGCGTGACGCACCCGAGGAAGAACGGGAGCAACGCACGGCGGATGCACGGGCCGCCGCACGCGCGCTCGCTCCGAGCACGGCCACGCGAGATACCGCATGA
- a CDS encoding V-type ATP synthase subunit B, which translates to MSIAPERTYHGAASAAGPLLFLEHTRRVALGEWVRVCLPGQPDRRGQVIDAGEGITSIQLLDSTVGLAPDRVEVVLTGDVANTVVGRELLGRAFDGHGAPVDGLPAPVGDAVRPTNGAPINPMRRARPSDFIETGVSAIDAMNTLVRGQKLPVFGGPGLPALDLAARIVEWARAPRGEPFAVVFAGIGITARETHEFLDRVRTSGAMPRTVLYLNEAAHPAIERILAPRLALTTAEYLAFDCGIHVLVVIADMTHYCEALREIATAREEIPGRRGYPGYMYTDLATIYERAGIIAGKPGSITQIPIVTMPDDDITHPIPDLTGYITEGQLVLSRDLHRAGIAPPIDVLPSLSRLMNAGVGAGHTRPEHREWSDQLYATYARGREARSMAAIVGESGLPDADRRALVFADRFEREFVGQPDGRRTIDQTFERGWALLETLPRDDLMRLGDRTIEARQAAVAQHEEPS; encoded by the coding sequence ATGAGCATCGCCCCCGAACGGACCTATCACGGCGCGGCCTCGGCCGCTGGCCCCCTGCTGTTCCTGGAGCACACGCGCCGTGTTGCCCTCGGCGAATGGGTGCGGGTGTGCCTGCCAGGCCAACCCGACCGGCGCGGGCAGGTGATCGATGCCGGCGAAGGCATCACCAGCATCCAACTCCTCGACAGCACCGTGGGGCTGGCGCCCGATCGCGTCGAGGTCGTGCTGACCGGCGACGTTGCCAACACCGTCGTCGGGCGGGAATTGCTCGGCCGCGCCTTTGACGGACACGGCGCACCCGTGGACGGGCTTCCGGCGCCGGTGGGCGACGCCGTGCGACCCACCAACGGCGCGCCGATCAATCCGATGCGCCGCGCGCGGCCGAGTGACTTCATCGAAACCGGCGTCAGCGCCATCGACGCCATGAACACGCTGGTCCGCGGACAGAAGCTGCCCGTGTTCGGCGGCCCCGGGCTACCGGCGCTCGACCTGGCGGCGCGCATCGTCGAGTGGGCACGAGCACCGCGCGGGGAGCCCTTCGCGGTGGTGTTCGCCGGTATCGGCATCACGGCGCGCGAGACACACGAGTTTCTCGATCGTGTGCGGACGAGCGGAGCGATGCCGCGTACCGTCCTCTACCTGAACGAGGCGGCCCATCCGGCCATCGAGCGTATTCTGGCACCGCGGCTGGCGCTGACGACCGCCGAGTACCTGGCCTTCGATTGCGGCATCCACGTCCTCGTCGTGATTGCCGACATGACGCACTATTGCGAGGCGCTGCGCGAGATCGCCACGGCGCGCGAGGAGATCCCGGGGCGTCGCGGGTATCCGGGGTATATGTACACCGACCTCGCCACGATCTACGAACGAGCCGGGATCATCGCGGGGAAGCCAGGGTCCATCACGCAGATCCCGATCGTGACCATGCCGGACGACGACATCACGCATCCGATTCCCGATCTCACCGGCTACATCACCGAGGGCCAGCTCGTCCTGTCGCGCGATCTTCATCGGGCCGGCATCGCGCCGCCGATCGACGTCCTGCCATCATTGTCGCGGCTCATGAACGCGGGCGTCGGCGCGGGGCACACGCGGCCAGAGCATCGCGAATGGAGCGACCAGCTGTACGCCACGTACGCGCGCGGCCGCGAGGCGCGGAGCATGGCGGCCATCGTCGGCGAGTCCGGGCTGCCCGACGCCGACCGGCGCGCCCTCGTCTTTGCCGACCGGTTCGAGCGGGAGTTCGTGGGGCAGCCCGACGGGAGGCGCACCATCGACCAGACATTCGAACGCGGGTGGGCGCTGCTCGAGACGCTGCCGCGCGACGACCTCATGCGCCTCGGCGACCGGACCATCGAGGCGCGGCAAGCCGCCGTGGCCCAGCACGAGGAACCATCGTGA
- a CDS encoding V-type ATP synthase subunit D, translating to MSAGGRITSTRAGLLGARRRLALVAKGASLTRRKREALVAELFKLARPAADVRQQLADSANAAAESLSAALAIHGISGLSAMSWPPGDPRVEVRPARVWGLAVSDVIERPVLQRTLDARGLAPGDVGVAVEEAARRYEIFAELLIDAAPREQRVRRLGDAVATTSRRLRTLEQRVAPTLESQITAVRRDLEEREREERLRLQRLLGKRRRR from the coding sequence GTGAGCGCCGGCGGCCGGATCACGTCCACGCGGGCGGGCCTGCTCGGCGCGCGCCGCCGCCTGGCGCTCGTGGCCAAGGGCGCGTCGCTCACCCGGCGCAAGCGTGAAGCGCTGGTGGCCGAACTGTTCAAGCTCGCCCGCCCCGCGGCGGACGTGCGTCAGCAGCTGGCCGACAGCGCCAACGCGGCCGCGGAGTCGCTCTCCGCCGCCCTGGCCATCCACGGCATCTCCGGATTGTCGGCCATGTCGTGGCCGCCGGGCGATCCGCGCGTGGAGGTGCGGCCGGCGCGGGTGTGGGGGCTGGCGGTGAGCGACGTGATCGAACGTCCGGTCCTGCAGCGCACGCTCGACGCCCGTGGACTGGCGCCGGGGGATGTCGGGGTGGCGGTGGAGGAGGCGGCGCGCCGCTACGAGATCTTCGCCGAACTGCTCATCGACGCCGCCCCGCGAGAGCAGCGCGTGCGTCGGTTGGGCGACGCCGTGGCGACCACGTCGCGGCGACTTCGCACGCTGGAGCAGCGGGTGGCGCCCACGCTGGAGTCACAGATAACCGCCGTGCGCCGCGATCTCGAAGAACGGGAGCGCGAGGAACGACTCAGGCTCCAGCGGTTGCTCGGGAAGCGGCGTCGACGGTAA